A stretch of the Channa argus isolate prfri chromosome 9, Channa argus male v1.0, whole genome shotgun sequence genome encodes the following:
- the stx19 gene encoding syntaxin-19, with translation MRDRLEEMQQRAQEFSEAASDNTISGESDDYNFVVLGIITPEAVLFEEEPIIESILSEAQLIEDDITVLETEVQKFTQQQKTLVATMRRFSVMKKESSITRDIKLQAESLHRRLNALSKQVQRSEEQHGPTAVPTRIQRFQQAALQRKFQQVMRQYNEGLLSKQERCRHFIIRQLEVSGRDVTEEDVDEMVVTGKWEVFNENLLNDVKITRSQLSEIEQRHKEMLSLENNMKELRDLFMDIFILVEEQGAYIEHIQTNIERTQDFVAASNEKFKMAARYKKKNPIRQLCCCCCPPWRCCL, from the exons ATGAGAGACCGCTTGGAGGAGATGCAGCAGAGGGCTCAAGAGTTTTCTGAGGCAGCAAGTGACAATACCATCTCAGGGGAGAGTGATGATTACAACTTTGTTGTGCTTGGGATCATAACTCCGGAGGCTGTGTTGTTCGAGGAGGAGCCCATCATTGAGAGTATTTTGTCTGAGGCTCAGCTGATTGAAGACGACATCACCGTGCTGGAAACGGAG gTACAAAAGTTCACCCAGCAGCAAAAGACCCTGGTAGCAACCATGCGTCGCTTCAGTGTAATGAAGAAAGAGAGCAGCATAACACGAGACATTAAACTCCAGGCTGAAAGTCTCCACCGGCGTTTAAATGCCCTTTCCAAACAGGTCCAAAGATCTGAGGAGCAGCACGGCCCTACTGCTGTTCCAACAAGAATACAACGCTTCCAGCAAGCAGCACTGCAGCGCAAATTTCAGCAG GTAATGCGTCAGTATAATGAAGGTCTGCTGAGCAAGCAGGAGCGCTGTAGACACTTCATTATCCGGCAGCTGGAGGTATCGGGAAGGGACGTGACGGAGGAGGATGTGGATGAAATGGTCGTCACAGGAAAATGGGAGGTTTTTAATGAGAACCTGCTGAATGATGTCAAGATCACACGGTCACAACTATCTGAAATCGAACAGCGACACAAG GAGATGTTGAGCCTGGAGAACAATATGAAGGAGCTGAGGGACCTCTTCATGGACATTTTCATTCTGGTGGAAGAACAAGGAGCCTACATTGAACACATCCAGACCAATATAGAGAGAACACAGGATTTTGTAGCAGCATCTAATGAGAAGTTTAAGATGGCCGCAAGGTATAAGAAGAAGAACCCAATTCGAcaactgtgctgctgttgctgccctCCCTGGAGATGCTGCTTATAA